The Cryptosporangium phraense DNA window GGGGTAGCGAAGGTCGGCGCCGGCGATCAGGGCACCGAGGCGGCGCGCCGGCTGGTCGTCGGCGAGGAGTTCCTGGACGACCTCGCGGAGTGCCTCGGCGGCCGGGTCGGTTCCGCGTCGCAGTGCTACCTGCGCGCGGGTCTGCAGTAGCGCCCGTTCTCCGGCGTACCGGCGTTCGGTCTCGTACGTGTCGAGTAGTCCGGACGGTGCCCCGCCCCGGATGTCGGCGGCCAGTTTCCAGGCGAGGTTGACCGCATCGAGCATGCCCAGGTTGAGTGCGGCTCCGGTCGCGGGAAGTAGATGAGCCGCGTCACCGGCGAGCAGGATCCGTCCGTCGCGGTAGCGGTCGGCCTGCCGGGCCTGGAACTGCCAGCGGGAAAGCCGAAACGCTTCGCCCATCGGGAGGTCCGCACCGAGCACCCGATGGACGCTCTGCTGGAACTCGGTCAGCGTCATCGGTTCGTCGTCGTCGTACTCGACCGATTCCTCCTCGACGGTGGTGGCGAACATGACCCCGGCTGTGACTCCTCCGAACCCGAAAGTGCCGCGTTCGGTGCGGGTGAAGCCCACGCCGATCCGGCCTACGCCGGGGATCTCGACGTCGCCGTTGGCGAAGCTGCGGACCGAGTCGGGCAGCGTGACCCGGGCCAGCCGGTTGACCTCTGGATAGGTGGTGCCGGGGAAGGCGATTCCGGTCAGGTCGCGGACGGTGCTGCGCGACCCGTCGCACCCCACCAGGTAGCGGGCGGTCACGTGTTCGGGCCCGTCCGGGCCCTGCACTCGCGCGGTGACCAGGTCGACGTCCTGGCTGGCCGCCGTCAGCACGCGTCCGCGCCGGATCTCGACGCCGGATTCGCAGGCGTGCTCGTCGAGGAAGCGCTCGAGGCGCGGTTGCGGGAGACCGATCGCGTGCAGTGGGGGCGCGGCCAGGCGGGTCAGGT harbors:
- a CDS encoding FAD-dependent monooxygenase, with product MPETDVDVIVVGAGPTGLMLATELCLAGARPLVLERRPELRDTPKAGGLGGQILELLRYRGLLERLRAVSDAPHPAPRFPFGGVQVDLTRLAAPPLHAIGLPQPRLERFLDEHACESGVEIRRGRVLTAASQDVDLVTARVQGPDGPEHVTARYLVGCDGSRSTVRDLTGIAFPGTTYPEVNRLARVTLPDSVRSFANGDVEIPGVGRIGVGFTRTERGTFGFGGVTAGVMFATTVEEESVEYDDDEPMTLTEFQQSVHRVLGADLPMGEAFRLSRWQFQARQADRYRDGRILLAGDAAHLLPATGAALNLGMLDAVNLAWKLAADIRGGAPSGLLDTYETERRYAGERALLQTRAQVALRRGTDPAAEALREVVQELLADDQPARRLGALIAGADLRYPSSDPHPLTGTFVTDLTLQTGQGTTSVAALLHRARPILLVLADRADLREAAAGWLDRVDIRTAGTEQRPTDALLIRPDGHIAWAA